GGTTTTTAGTAGTTTTGCATCATTAAATTTATTTGGATCTTTGTCATATACACCATCTACTTTTGTCGCTTTTATAATCATATCTGAGCTTATCTCTATAGCTCGTAGTGTCGCTGCTGTATCGGTTGTGAAGAATGGGTTGCCAGTCCCAGCAGCAAATATTACAACACGCCCTTTTTCAAGATGTCTAATGGCACGCCCTACGATAAATGTTTCACAGATTGCCTCCATCTTTATAGCACTTTGCACGCGTACATCAAGCCCACTTCTCTCTAATGCCTCACGCATTGCGATCGAGTTTATAACAGTAGCAAGCATTCCCATATGATCCCCACTTGTTCGTTTTATGATGCCATCTTTTGCAGCACTCACGCCACGTATAATATTACCTCCACCGATGACGATACCGACTTCGACATCGTTTTGCACGAGTTCTTTTATCTCGCCTGCTATAAATTTAAGTATATTGCTGTCTATGCCAAAGCCACTCTCGCCAGCCAACGCTTCACCCGAAAATTTAACTAATATACGCTTTTTTTTGCTCATTACTTTGCTCCTTAAAATTCGCTCATTTTAGCTAAAAAGCCTTTAAATTTAGCTAATAAGTTTTTATTTAATGAGTTCAAGAGGGTTTATATGATAATTTTTTTGTGTTACTTCAAACGTTAAATCATTACGCACACGGCCAATCACGTAGCCTTTTTGCACGATTGAGCCGACTTTTATTGTGGGTGCTATCTGACTTAGGTGGGCGTATATCGTATGTATGCCATTTTCATTTTCTATGATTATTACATTATCAAGTACTGGGGTTTGCTTAGCAAAGACGACTTTGCCGTTTAGTACACTTTTAACCTTTGCATCGGGTGTCGTTGAGGTAAGCACAACTGACTCGTTAAAAATTTTTATATTATATATCGGATCTGTGTAGTTTCCAAATTTTTGTTTCACGGTATAACTATCCAGCGGTGCGATAGTTTTTACACCTGTGTAACGTTTAACAGAGCTTGTTTGATAGCTTGAACCCATCTGTTTTACACTTGTATCGCTATCTTTTTGAGCCTTTTTACCTTTGCTTTGTGAGGCGAGTTTTTCACGTTCACGTCTTGCAGCTTCATCTTCTTGTTTTTGCACGATTGCGAGTTCTTCAAGAGTTTTTCGTATCTCATCTTGTTGACTTTGAAGTTTGCTAAGTTTTTTACTATAAATTTCTTTATCGCGTTTTAGGGTATTTATTGTATTTTTTTGACTTTTTTCAAGTTCTAATAGATCATTTTGTTTTCGTCTAAAATCTTTTAAATTTGTCTCTATCTGATTGATTTTATCTGATTGATTTTTGATTTGGCTTATTGTATTTTCGTAATCAATCGTGATCTTTTTGAAATCCTCTCTCATTATGCTATTTAGTTTATTTAAAATTTGCGAAACCATTATGCTATCTTCACTTGTTTTGTTTTCGTCAGTATCTAAAAGTAGCTCAAAAGAGAGATCTTCGGCTATTATGCGTATGATATTTTGTTCAAGCTTTTTTTGCGTTTGCATAAGCTCCTTGTTCTGTGTAGTAAGCTTTTCTAGCTCATCTGTTGCACTATTTGCACTGTTTTCTAAGTGTGAAATTTGCTCCTTTAGTTCAAATATATCTTTGGCTATGGTTTTTAATTTGTTGTTTCCATTTACTATATCGGAGGCTAGATCATCAAGTTTTTTGTTTAATTGCTCACTCATTGCTTGAGTAGATCTAAGGGAATTTTTAGAGCTTTTTATCTTCTCTTTTGTAGTTGTGGCATTTAGACTAAGAGTCAGTAAGATAACTAAAAATAAGTTAAATTTCATATCTGACTTTTTCTGGCTTTTCTCATCACAAGACTTACGACAAATATACTTAGTATAAATGCTATACCAAGTAGTGTGCCACCCTCTCTTATGATGTCTATTTTAGGGGTTATCATATCGACTTGTGCCAAAGAATCGCTAAAAAATTTGATACTAGGTAAAAAATAAAAAAAGCCGACAACAACGAGCGTAGAGATAAAGCTATCTACGATAGCACTTTTATAGAGTAAAGCACTTTTAAGCCAAAATGGGGCACCAAATAAGCTCATAATCTCAATGCGTTCTTTATGCTGGTATAGCCAAATTCTAGCTTGTTTTAACATAAGCATTGTGCCGATGAGGGCTAAGATCCACATAAACATATAAGAGAGCATTTTGCAAAGCTGCAAAATTTTAAAGACCTTGTCGTGTGCTTTTGAAAATGTTTCGACTTTGCTTACCCCATCAAGCTTTTGAAGCTTTGCTTTTATCTCGTTCATAAATTTAGTGCTAGGAAATACATTTAGTTTTAGTGAGTAAAATTTAGGCAGTGCATTTTGTAGGATCGATAAATTTTTAGCAGATATGTCGTTGCTTAGGCGATCTAAGATTTTTTGTGCACTTAGTGGCTTAATTGCTGCAAAAGTGCTAACGAGCGGTTTTATGTCAGCGTCAGTTAGCTCTTTATTTGAGACGATGACAATATTGTAGTCATTGCTCATTAAATTTTCATAGCTTTTTACGATTTTATCGCTCATAAGACTAAAAGCGATTGCAAAAAGTAGTGCGATTAGCGGAAAAATAAATCCTAAATGGTTTTTAAGCGATCTCATTTACGCCTCCATTTTCTATCACAAAATGACGATATGGCATACGCAAAGATGATGGCACGTGATGTGTTACTACCACTACGCTTGTGCCTAAAAATTCACGTGCAGACTTTAGTAGCGACCATATGACGTCGCTTGAGTATTCGTCAAGATTGCCAGTTGGCTCATCGCAAAGTAGCAAATTTGGATTATGTGCTAAAGCCCTTGCCATAGCGACACGTTGCTGTTCGCCACCGCTTAACTCCATAGGATATTTATCCGCTTTGTGAAGCATATTGACGTGTTTTAGTAGTTTTGCAACCTGTTTTTTGCAGACACTTTGATTTATCCCTTTTATTATAAGTGGTAGCATTACGTTGCGTTCGACATTCCATTCGTTTATCAGGCGATAATTTTGAAATATTATACCTACACGCTGACGCAGTTCGCTCAATCTTTTTTCATCTATATTAACAAGCGAGGACATACAGACGTTTAACTCCCCAGCTAGTGGCTCAATCTCGCCGTAAAATGACTTTAGTAACGTTGATTTACCACTACCGCTTTTACCAGTTATAAAGACAAAATCATTTATAAAAATGTCTAAATTTGCGTTATTTATTACGATCTCGTTGCGTTCGTAAGCTAGAGTCAAGTTACGTGCACTAATAATTTGCTGCATATGCCAAATACTCCTTAAGTTTTTCATGTGCTTTTAAATTTTCCCGTGTCAAAATAGGGCGTTTTATAAAATATTCCGTGCTATCTGGACTGATTTTTATAAAACATTGCTCAGGCTTATTAAATGCACCAAATGAAATTTTAAGCAAGGCATTTGTCTCATCGATAGTGAAAATTTCTTCAAAATGTAAGAAATAATCGCTCTGCTTTATCGTCTCATTTTTAAAATTTGATATGATTTTTGATACATAGTAGGACTTATCAAAGTCTAAATTTCCATTTAAACTTAACTCATCAGAGGTAATGTTACAAGTGTAAAGCATATCATAAATATCTTTATTTTCACGTTTCCAGCGATCTTCGTATTTACTGCTTACTGCTAAGTCGCGGTTTTTAAAAAGTTTGATCTTTGGCATAGTTAAATTTAAAAAATGGTGCAATCCAAAGTCACAATACTCACGCACATCAGTGCGTAGCTCAAATGTCCCACCAACTTTTAAAACACGTTCACACTCTAATGCAAACGCCTCACTTATGACGCGTCTGTATTCTGCTTTCTCCCACGGTACTGGAAAATGAAGGAAAATTTTATCTACAGAATTTGATGCGATAAGCGATAAAAGTAGCCTTGCATCTGTGTTTATAACGCGGATATTTTCTAAATTTTTAGCATGTGCGAGTTTGGCGACTTGTTCGATGCTTGGTTTGTATACTTCTATACCGATAAATAGGGCATCTGGATGATTTTGTGCTTGAAAAAGAAGGTGTCTACCTGAGCCAAATCCAATCTCAATAAAAATTTTGCTATATTTCTCACGCAAATTAGTAATTTGACTTAAAAACTCTTTTATATCTACGATTGTATTGATCTTTTGTGTGAGTTGTTTATTTTTAACAGCAAAGGCTTGTGAGACCACATCGGTGGTATTTTCATCGCGATATACACATAGTGCTTGTTGCAAGAGCCCAATACGATCAGGCTTTGTTAGCTTTTCGCCTTTTATGACAAAATTTTTTCCATCACCTGTTTTTTTAACTACAATGAAAAATTTCTCATCACCATTTTGTGTATATATCAGACGTTCGCTCTTGCTTTGTGCTTCCCATAAAAATTGCACACCATCGTGCCCAAATGGATAGACTTTATCTTTTAAATTTTTAGCTATGAAATTTGGCATTATTGCACTGAAATTTTTACTTGTACTTGCACTTGATTTGACTTGTTTGAGGCTAGGCCATACTCATCAACTGCTACAACGTAGTAGGTATAGTTTGTATCCATCTGCACGTTGCGATCTGTATAGTTTGTAGCTTGTATATCGTTTATCACACGCTCAGTCGAGCCACCTTCTCTATAAAGCGTATAGCCTTTTGCATTTTCTACGATATTCCATCTTAAATTTACAGCGTTTCCGTCAAAATGAGCTGAGACAAATACAGGTGCGACAGGAGCTTCAAGCGTTTTGCCAAGTACTGCTTCGTCTTGCTTTAAGCTCTCAAGCCCATCTTTATCGACGACTGTTACTTTGTAAAGATATTCCACTCCATTTGCAGTCAGTAAGTCCTCGTATGAGTTGCTAGATGTTTTGACTAGGTATGTATAAGGCAAAAATCTACTCTTGCTTCTATATATATTATAGTGGCTAAAATCATTGCTAATGCTACTATCCCAAGTTAGTATTATCTTTTTTGGGGCATTTGTTGTTGCTTGTAAATTTATAACGCTTTTAGGGTAACTCCTTTGTAGTTGCACTTAATACCTGGCTTGGTTTAGATAGTACACCTGAGCTAGTTTTGACTAAAATTCGGTATTCGTATGAGTAGCCATTTTTGACATCAGTATCGATATATTCGGCATTTAATCGACCTTTGATCTCTGCTATGTTGCTCCACTTATTTTTTCCAGCATCGCTTCTTTGTATAACATAACTATTTACGCGTGTATCTGGGTGCGGACGCCATAAGAGCTTTACGCGAGTTGGTAAATTTGTAATCGCTTGTGCAAATGGCACAGATTCAAGTAGTGGTCTAGTTGTAGCCTGTATGTTTGAGCCTGGTTGGGAGATGGCATTATTTGAGTAGCTTCTCATTTGGTATGAGTATGTTGTCTCTGGTGCGAGATTTGTATCTACATAGTGTGTTGCGAAGCGATCTTTGATATCGGCTACGATTTGCATTTTGGAGTTTATCTCATTTGGATTAGAGCGATATAGATAGTAGCCTAGCACATTTTCATCGTTTGTCGGACTCCACTCAAATGCTATTTCGGTCATATCTGATATGGTTTTTAAATTTGTTATCGTTGGCAGTGTAATGCTTTGCTGAGTTGGGACTTTAGATCCGCAACCAGTCGCTAGTATCGCTAAAGCTAGAAGTGATAAATTTTGGATCAATTTTTTCATCAAGTATCTCCTTGGATATTTTTTTATATATTATTTGGTTAAAATCATCCCACGTAGGTGCTATAAATTCCATAGGTTCATTTGTCCTTGGATGGATAAAGTAAAGCATATAGGCGTGGAGCATAACTCGCTTTATTTTATCATTTTCGCTCTTAAATCCGTATAAATTATCGCCTAAAATGTGGCGGTTTATGCTTGCTAAATGCACTCTTATTTGATGTGTGCGTCCAGTAAAGAGCTTTGCTGCGATCAAATTTAAATTATCTTGGCTTATTAAATTTACAAACGCACTTTTTGCATCTTTGCCGTTAGCTACGATAGCTTTTTTGAGACGATTTGATGGATTTCGTCCGATCGGGCGGTCTATTATGCAGTTTTGTTTAAGCGGTAAGTCGCTTAATGCTAGATAAATCCGCCCCATACTTTTATCGCTTAGCTGAGAGCTAAGATGTGCGTGTGTGGCATTGTTTTTAGCGACGACGATTGCTCCGCTAGTGCCTTTATCAAGCCGATGAACTATACCTGCACGAACTTCGCCATTTAAATTTGATAACATAAAGCCTTTTTGATTTAGCCACTCAACAAGAGT
This portion of the Campylobacter anatolicus genome encodes:
- the pyrH gene encoding UMP kinase, whose protein sequence is MSKKKRILVKFSGEALAGESGFGIDSNILKFIAGEIKELVQNDVEVGIVIGGGNIIRGVSAAKDGIIKRTSGDHMGMLATVINSIAMREALERSGLDVRVQSAIKMEAICETFIVGRAIRHLEKGRVVIFAAGTGNPFFTTDTAATLRAIEISSDMIIKATKVDGVYDKDPNKFNDAKLLKTLNYDTAMKDNIKVMDDTAIALAKDNSLPILVCNMFKQGNLSKIINNDADALCSIVK
- a CDS encoding cell division ATP-binding protein FtsE, with translation MQQIISARNLTLAYERNEIVINNANLDIFINDFVFITGKSGSGKSTLLKSFYGEIEPLAGELNVCMSSLVNIDEKRLSELRQRVGIIFQNYRLINEWNVERNVMLPLIIKGINQSVCKKQVAKLLKHVNMLHKADKYPMELSGGEQQRVAMARALAHNPNLLLCDEPTGNLDEYSSDVIWSLLKSAREFLGTSVVVVTHHVPSSLRMPYRHFVIENGGVNEIA
- the trmB gene encoding tRNA (guanosine(46)-N7)-methyltransferase TrmB — translated: MPNFIAKNLKDKVYPFGHDGVQFLWEAQSKSERLIYTQNGDEKFFIVVKKTGDGKNFVIKGEKLTKPDRIGLLQQALCVYRDENTTDVVSQAFAVKNKQLTQKINTIVDIKEFLSQITNLREKYSKIFIEIGFGSGRHLLFQAQNHPDALFIGIEVYKPSIEQVAKLAHAKNLENIRVINTDARLLLSLIASNSVDKIFLHFPVPWEKAEYRRVISEAFALECERVLKVGGTFELRTDVREYCDFGLHHFLNLTMPKIKLFKNRDLAVSSKYEDRWKRENKDIYDMLYTCNITSDELSLNGNLDFDKSYYVSKIISNFKNETIKQSDYFLHFEEIFTIDETNALLKISFGAFNKPEQCFIKISPDSTEYFIKRPILTRENLKAHEKLKEYLAYAANY
- a CDS encoding fibronectin type III domain-containing protein, with protein sequence MKKLIQNLSLLALAILATGCGSKVPTQQSITLPTITNLKTISDMTEIAFEWSPTNDENVLGYYLYRSNPNEINSKMQIVADIKDRFATHYVDTNLAPETTYSYQMRSYSNNAISQPGSNIQATTRPLLESVPFAQAITNLPTRVKLLWRPHPDTRVNSYVIQRSDAGKNKWSNIAEIKGRLNAEYIDTDVKNGYSYEYRILVKTSSGVLSKPSQVLSATTKELP
- a CDS encoding RluA family pseudouridine synthase; the encoded protein is MINFTQLLPSRLDVALSLKLQISRNQATNLIKSNLVSVNGKIISKPSFAINLNDMVNVEFADKKEQKNLYEVKFDIPIIYEDDDLLVLNKPPLVVVHQAPSVKEATLVEWLNQKGFMLSNLNGEVRAGIVHRLDKGTSGAIVVAKNNATHAHLSSQLSDKSMGRIYLALSDLPLKQNCIIDRPIGRNPSNRLKKAIVANGKDAKSAFVNLISQDNLNLIAAKLFTGRTHQIRVHLASINRHILGDNLYGFKSENDKIKRVMLHAYMLYFIHPRTNEPMEFIAPTWDDFNQIIYKKISKEILDEKIDPKFITSSFSDTSDWLRI
- a CDS encoding FtsX-like permease family protein; protein product: MRSLKNHLGFIFPLIALLFAIAFSLMSDKIVKSYENLMSNDYNIVIVSNKELTDADIKPLVSTFAAIKPLSAQKILDRLSNDISAKNLSILQNALPKFYSLKLNVFPSTKFMNEIKAKLQKLDGVSKVETFSKAHDKVFKILQLCKMLSYMFMWILALIGTMLMLKQARIWLYQHKERIEIMSLFGAPFWLKSALLYKSAIVDSFISTLVVVGFFYFLPSIKFFSDSLAQVDMITPKIDIIREGGTLLGIAFILSIFVVSLVMRKARKSQI
- a CDS encoding murein hydrolase activator EnvC family protein — translated: MKFNLFLVILLTLSLNATTTKEKIKSSKNSLRSTQAMSEQLNKKLDDLASDIVNGNNKLKTIAKDIFELKEQISHLENSANSATDELEKLTTQNKELMQTQKKLEQNIIRIIAEDLSFELLLDTDENKTSEDSIMVSQILNKLNSIMREDFKKITIDYENTISQIKNQSDKINQIETNLKDFRRKQNDLLELEKSQKNTINTLKRDKEIYSKKLSKLQSQQDEIRKTLEELAIVQKQEDEAARREREKLASQSKGKKAQKDSDTSVKQMGSSYQTSSVKRYTGVKTIAPLDSYTVKQKFGNYTDPIYNIKIFNESVVLTSTTPDAKVKSVLNGKVVFAKQTPVLDNVIIIENENGIHTIYAHLSQIAPTIKVGSIVQKGYVIGRVRNDLTFEVTQKNYHINPLELIK